TCATCTACTGACCCCAAACCACAAGTTCCTGTTTAAACCGCGGTTTGTAAAGCAAGTCGAAGTGATCAGTTAAAAGAAAAGGAAACgctgccatctgctcctcccgCTCAAACTATCGGCACACACATTTGCCATCAAGCCTGCGACAACAGTACACATCTCTGTCGCTCCTGTGTTCTCAGTTACCCTCATTTATCCTGAAATAATGATGTCCGTGTTTAAATACCCATGTAAATCAACCTTAAAACACATCAGTGCagcagtgtttttgtgtgagtcAGAGTAGCAGCTCACTGATCAGTTTTCAGACATGTACGACAGTGACAGTGTTTGGGGCGCGCTGCACTCAGCCTCACCAGCAGCATTTTCACAGGCAGGAGGTAGATCAGGACCAGACGCTTGTTCCTCTGACAGGAGCGGTGGCAGTGATGGAAGGCAAAGGATAAATATTCCTCCGCTGGGGAAAAAGGGAACCGAGAGGGGGACAGGTGAGAGGGAATGTCTGATGTGTACGGCCTTGGCTTCATATTGGCCATGTTTTAAATATGCACAGGCAATAAACCAGTTATAGACTACTCTTTGACAGGTTGTGACTGTGTATTGTAGACAGGTAGGAAGGATATAGCACAGTTAGTGACTATGTAGGACGGGCAGGGACTGCGTATGGGTCGAGTGGCGACTGGACCTCACCCAGTTTGAAGTCGCTGTCGAACATGGCCTTTCGGCCCACGTAGTACTTGTATGTGACCCTCTGGGCCATGCTGTAGTCGTCCTTCAGGTTGGAGCTGTCGATGGCCCGGATCAGCGGCTTGCACAGGTGCAGCTTGTTAATCTGGGTCAAATGAGCGGGGTTCAGTTACCGCCAAAACTGGGTGTCTCCAAGAGAAAATTCCAGTGGTAAATGAAGACTAATTTGAAATCATTTTGTGTCTGCAAAGGCAAACAACTGTGAATACACATGGCTGAGGAGACCAGCATTGACACAGAATAGAATAGCTTTGTAGACATATGtgtccacaaacacacagagctctccCACCTTGAAGTAGATCTTGAAGAGCTGGTTGATGAGGAACAGCATCCCCCACTTCTTGGAGTCGTCAATGCCAGCGCGACTGCAACAGGATAGACAGGGATGTTGGCTTCAGCGCAGACAGAGAACTGCACActcctgtgttgaagtgtgtGCGCATATTTTATGGGTCTGAGAGGATTATGAGTCTCCTTTTCAGGTGCTTTCTGTAATCATGGGTCCCCTCATTCTGTATGTGATATTTGGAGCTCCACACTGGGTTATAATAGTTGATTTTGGTGTGCGCTCGCAAGAGATTTGGGGTTCCACCAatattttttaggtttaggGTCCTGCGAGATGCGAGACATGTGGGGTCCTAacgatgagtgtgtgagatttaTGGATCTCACATACACTGTAATGGCAAAcgcttggcatttatatagcacctttaaaATTGCGGTACAATTTTTCACAATTGTAAAAAAGCGCAGTACAACtgatgcacacactgacacactaacagcgattggctgccatgcaaggcaccaaccagctcgtcagaagcatcTAAGGGTTaggtgacttgctcagggacacttcgacacacccagggcgggatcgaactggcaaccctcagactgccagacgactgctcttaccacctgagccaatgtcacaccactgtgtgtgtgtgtgtgtgtgtgtgtgtgtgtgtgtgtgtgaataatgcGCTGGGCGGAGGGCAGCTCACTTGTCGCTGGCACACACACGGAAGCAGCTCATGAGCTGCTCAGCTGCCTTCTCCAGCATGTCTCCCAGCTTCCCCTTCCCTttctgcagctgctgctccgcctgcagcacacagagcaccGCGGGGAtcagaaacacagcacacagagcacagcagggATCAgaaacaaagcacacacacagagcaccgcGGGGAtcagaaacacagcacacagagcacagctctCACACAGAAAACAGCGTTCACACAGAGCATAGCACTCACAGAGCACAGCGGGGATCAgaaacacagcactcacacagaacacagcgcTCACAGAGCGGGGATCAGAAACACAGcacttacacatacatacacacagatgcatgcacaaacacacacatgaacacacacacacacagtacctagTTTCTATTCCCATTAGCCATCATGCACAAACACTCATCACTCATATGAGACTGCATTAATCCAATAACATGTGTCCAATAATACCACACTGTCACTAGCCTTGTAAACACTTACATTGTTGGCAAATATTCGTaggtcaagggcaacagcaaACATCACTGGCAAAGCCCTGGaaagaacagaaacattttcatttcacccTGAAAACAGTCTGACCACATTGgtggtcaagggcaacagcaaACATCACCGGCAAAGCcctgaaaagaacagaaatattttcatttcacccTGAAAACAGTCTGACCACATTGAACAGTATCCAACCATCCAACTTCTCACCAATTCTCTTCTTTGTGTGCTTGGAATGCCTTTAGGAATGATGTACCAAATTAAGGAAAGAAACAAGACATGGAAAACTCTGACATTTAAGAGCAATAATCAGTAAGTCATTCAGTTAGCAGAGCTTACTAAAAGAACTAGTACTAGAACTTACAAACAGAattcatacatttatatttgtctTAGCCTGTACATTTTATGAGCCCGTACGATGCTCCTACAGGAGTGCTCACAGTCAAAACTTGTTGAGGAGAATTCCTTCCATCTGCAATACTATGTCGACCACCACTGGCCTAAAGGCTAGAAGAATTCTTGAAGAGCATGAACATTTTCTTGATTGAATGAGAATCAAGCACACTGCTCTACCTTTCTCAGAaaaacagtggtacaatttctgcacAGTTCCATATAACACTGCAGGCTATACTGCctcctagtggctaatgtaatTACAGCAGGGGAAAGCAGGATCGTTGGGATATCCCAGTGATAACACAGTGGTTAGTTAGTGAAGGATATTGAACCACCACTGTCTGGCATCGGTAGGCCTCCACAAAGTCATGGTTCGACACTGCAAACGTGCACCTGTAGCAGAAAGAGGCAAATATGAGGCGTTAGAACCCAGAGATGCACacgccacacatgcataccgaCACACCGATAAACACTCATCTGCACAGGCTGAGGTTATAACCCTAAGGTTCATGGTTAGGTGGAGCATCTCACAGAGGCAGCTGCTGGCACAAAGTCTGTGCAGTCGCAGTAGCATTTTTGCATCGGAGTGCCTCCAGTTTCTTATTTTATcctgttattttgtatttgcaccaagttCATTTTGCTTGGTAAtcctttgtttaaaaatgatttatttacaaGCAGGGGACCAGCTTGCCGTTTAGGATCATAACTGTTATATGAAAGTGAGTTAGTTCATTCAACTGTGAAGGTGACTGTGGGTGTAATTTATGTTGGAGCTCTTTGGCACCACAACAACATTCTTGTTTAGGGCCACCAAAACCCTAGGACTGGCTCTGCTACAGTGCTGTTAAGAGAGGACTGAAGCTCAACGAATCATTCACCTAAAGTCCCAGACCCACTTGCTCACATACCTCAGGTGTGCAGCGACCATTTCATCATAGGGCGGTTCCAACACCTGCTGACACTTCTCCTCTGGACTGGAAAGCTGTGTGCGCACAAAGCTTTGCTCAGGTTACAGCACTCACACTCAGGGATGCATGGAGTTGCATTTCCTGCTTTCTTGACTCATAGCATGTCTCTGTTACGCCATGCTACGCAAACGGCGCCCTACCTGTAGACGCGGGTTGGCAACATGTGGATGTTTGAATGACATTAGTTCTGCGCAGAATGACCCGTCTCTGGTTTCAATGGCCTCCAGTACCTGATGCATCAATTATGAAATATGAGGATATACGTGTCAGTCTCCCACAGGAAAACAACCGAGGAAGGTTGTAAGCTGAATATGTTCAAGTAAAATTTCATTTAACTAACTTATTTCTAAATTAGTCCACATTCATGCCATAAGTTATGTTGGggttatatgtaatatattttaaataataacgGTCTATGTTGGTAAGCAATGCAGAACAGTAATATGATTGTAAAGGTAGACAGCGTATATCACATTAACAAAAAAGAGATTTAACTGTTCCAGCAAGCTAACGCTGAGTTAGCTAACTTAAGATATGTTAGCTACATGTCGATTGCTCTAACGCTAGCAGTTTATGCATTTACCTGTTGTAGGTACTGGTTAATTGTTATATGTGCCATGGTGGTCCTTCAGCGAATCTGTTAAAATTGGAGGCAGATAAGAAAACGTAAATATTAGGCTACTTGACGTTAGTAAGATAGCTAGCTTGTCCCTAGCATGGAATCCGTTACTTGGCTAACATATCAAGTTCTAATCCACTTCCATGAGGTCGAAACTCACAGACGCATACACAGTCCATGTAATATTTCTAAATCTATTTATATTATTGCAGTTATCTTTAGAAAACACATTACCTGGTTATATAGCAATACTTCTAAGACAGCCAGCAGGCTAACATCGCTAACCGGCTCCAGGATGTTGTCAGTGTGTTGAAAGGTCACCATGAGGTTGTACATCCTGTTAAGGATGTCAGTATTAAGCACTGAACTCTATGATAATCACATACACTCTAGCTATATATTTTCACCCACATAACTGATCTTGGTAACGGACTGTGTTCCGTATATTTTTCACTAAATCGAGGACATCCAGAGCAGCATTCACCAGCAAAtaggacatttttttaaaaacaaatctagCAACTTGTCACCTTGACGGCAAGCGATTATGAAAGATCTCGTGTGAATCGGCAACTCTTAATCACGTCGTAAAATATAGCTAGATAATCAAGTACTCGAGCACAATTGCTTTGTGTGTCTAAAACAACAAGGTAGGCTATATTAAGTTGTTTTACCGAATCATTTATGTCAACATTCGACTATGTTCTCTAGTTAAGTCACTCAACCCATGAAATACGATAAGGGACACCACGCATACAACAGCAGATATGCGCCACTAGGTGGTAATCTGAGATTGAGCAAGTGGAGAAGCGGCGCAGTTTGGGAAATGCGAACGGCTTCATCCGTCAGACGTCATCGAAAAAGGGGATATGTAGAGGATTCGGAAACAGATGTTGTTTATCATAACCGTGGAGATAGTAATTAGATAGTAGCCGTGTTTGCAAGATTCGATTCTAGCCTGTGCTAGCCTGCAACAAGGACTAGTCCTTCAGCAAGAGTTGCCACTGGAGACTCACGACCTTACAGTATTTGTAGGCCTACATTTatattctgatttatttatGAAGAGGTCATCAATATTTCAGATAAATAGTGTTGATGAAACAGTGTAGCTTTATGATTATTAATGACAGTGTATTTTGCATGCAAGTAAAAAGAAACtccaatgaaatgaaaaagggCAGCTGAGCAAAATTAGGGAAGAATGTGCCTTCAGACCTACAAGTGCTGTAGGCTACCAGTATAAATGGTGTATAGATATTCTGTGAGTCTAACTCTATATGTGCCTCCAATTCATTTTCCAACATCacctgattttttttaaaactccaCTCTTGTCCAGAAAAGTAATCACTTAAGAGTTAAATGTTTAGCTGGTAGAATCTTGACTGACTGGTTCTATAATCCCCCAATTTGGTCCAACTACTCATATTACTGACAGATCAAAATCTATAAACTGTTCCTTTGGAGTAAACAAGGACTAAATATTAGTAGCGCAATAAAACATAGAGAAGATTCACTACCCGAGTCAAACATCTCTGCCGCTgagtctgtgttcagtgtgcgtgcccccccccccccccccccccactctctgatTAGATTTCCACCAGTGTATAACTCCTtaggaaaacaaattaaagctAGGAAGGGAGAGCTGTGTACGCTGCAGCCCAGGAGTGGGATCTGCTAAGAGGGTCCTAATATCCTGAGTCACTCTGTCGCATCACTGTGGAATGTAGAGGCAGCCGCTGGAACtctgtgactgagtgactgagctGCACGTTTGTACCTCCGTGCCCCAGTACTTCTACGCCGTCTGTTAGCCATGCCTCTGGCCTTCCAGAAATTCACAAAAGGTTGTTTAAAATAATCAATATCTCTACGCTTGGGAGAGGAGAGTTAGGCTCAGGGGTGTGGGtagaacataaataaaaaaaaacgaaagtCATATTCTTCCTAAGAGATCTATTAACTCAATGAAATCAATTGATTCTAATTCAGttaagaagagaaagaaaatctcAAAGTTTGTGGGTGCAATATACATATAGCAAGACTTCTACTTTCTGATCCCTGGACGTTCCACCTACACAGTTGTCACAACGAATGTCTGTTTCACGGCTTGGACAAGGCTAAgaaaagttgttgaaaatgccGTTCCACAATGAATTCTGTAGCATTGTCATTATGAGTGCTTCACATTCTATACTGAGCATGCAGTTACTTATCACtagatttttaaaatgagaGTGTGAAGAGGTGTGACTGAGTGATTATAACTCTCTTACTCTAGGGTGGAGGAATCGTGCGTGTGCCAGTGTTAAACTCAAAATTCAAAGAGTATCTGTACATTTCTTATTTCCAATGTGTTCAAATGTGAGAGAAATGTTCCATTTATAAGTGAGAAtatattgtgtgcgtgtgcacacacaactGCGCAAATACAAACTGAAAATGGTCAACTTATACAGAACAAATTAGTGTCAATGTTAAGTCTAAAACATCTAGTTTAACTTGTATAAATATTGGCCAGTTGGTCGAAGTAAATCAAAAAGTGTAAAATCTGGCCTGGGCAGTAAAATAGTTGGGTGGCAACCCAACAGCAAACTGCTTGGAATTTCGCCAGTTCACTTCTACATATGACACGGGGGTACCCCAGAGTAACTCACTACATCTTGGGCAGAGAAGCCGGCACATAAGTGAGAAGTTAAGTATCACGGAGTAGTTAGGAATGCAAAGTGCCTCTTTTGAGGTTTAGCATCAACTCGTGAATTGCCGGAATCAGATGACTCTATTCAGAGCGCCTTTCTCCTGACCTCCGGCCTGCGCGTGGGGCCTCACATGGCTTCTGACACTCAGCATAATCTGGCTGCATTAAAATGAGCTGCCgaacttttttttgttcagtacACATTAAATGGATTACCATTTGCTTAACGTTTGAAAGACagctttaaatatttgcatagtTATGTGATCAATAGATGACAAACTAAACTAATGAGAATTCCACAGTCCATtgctgatgtgatgtgatgatttACAGTTGATCATAATTTCACAGTCGGcctacatttaatatttaatggcCGCTGATGGCCTATATGAGTCGCCTATTATATATGATAACAGTGAATGCACATGCTTTTCCCCAAGCTGTAAACCAAGTTTTATATAAAACACTTAAATGACCTCTGTAtgtaaagtattttaaaaaactCTCGCGAGGATGGTATGTTGCTCCTGCTCACGTGACGGTGCGGGGTGGGTAAAAAGCTCAGGCTTACAAAACCGAGAATGTTCCTTCTTGCAGTCCGAAGCGCAGTCGTGACACATCTCTAGGCTAAGCGGCGCCTGTGACCAGCTCTTTAGAGGAGAAACAGTAGAGGCAAAAGAGGAGGGACAAATCGGGGATATCCAAAAGGACAAACGGAAAGAGGAGCTGGTATCTGTGTTTGACGTGGGTTCAGCTTGAGGCTCGTCTGCCCCAGAACCGGGCACTTGCTTGCGTGTCCGTCCTGATCTCGTTCCAGTGTCGTCTGTGTTGGTGTGATTTATTGTGGCCATTCTGGATTAGAAACATGGCCCAGTACTCAAATAAACACTCACAGTTCGTCAAGATCGCCTTCGTCGCTGTTCTAGGTGGGTATTTGTTTATGATACTGCTGGGAAATACAGTGACCACTgagtgcagcagcagcagcgtcaCGCAGTGATGACTGTTGCCAAGCTTCATCCATGAgtgttggggggaaaaaacgctAACATTAGTTCCATTTATGACAATTATCCAATGGCGAAATCATTATGCTCATGTACCTAAATTGCTACCTTGCAAGTTAGGTACCTAGCTACTTGAATGACTGTCGTTTTGACCATTTTGTAGCGCGCAAGCTAAACGTAGTCTGTTAACTAGCTATCAGCGAGCTGTGACGTTGTATTTTAATGTAACCTGTATTTTTCGCCTATTTTGGTTTGTCAGCTATACGTGGAAATCTTATGATTACTGGTTTTGCACGCATTGACTGCAGTAACACCAGCAACAGTCAGTAAGTTAGCTAGGTAGCCCCATtgctaaaataaatgtgtaacgTTAGTACTATTTGTGAAACAACTAAGTGCGTTTACCATCTGAGTGACAATCTATGTTACTTTAATAACAAGATTAATTTACATACGCCGCCGTAGCTTTGCTAACTTATGCTAGCTGGCTATAAAACAACCAATTCCAAATACAGCGACCGTTAACCTGTTAATGTTAACATTCTTCAGTTTAAGTAGGTAACaatcatattttactgttgacgcaaataacatttattttgcgaTTCTAATAGTCTAGCAATGGCCAAGTTCACTTTGCATCATTGaaatcattttaacattttgacaGTACGCCAACGAATTGCCAAAACACCGAGAAGCGAACAGACCGAGTTTGTTTTTCTGGTTGAGTGGCAGCCACGCGCGTTGCTGTCAGCGCGTTGCCGATGCGCTTCCAGAGCCGCCCCATTGTCTCAGCGCCCCTCACGTGACGGCAGCGATGCTTTGTGCGGAGACACTGGCCCCTCTGTTTGCGTTTGTGCACCCAGCGAGCTCTTATCCCGTGTGGGTGACACATACCGGTTTTTGTTGTCACGGATTTTGTTTATCTAGACTGCTACAGTGTATAGAAATGGAACCCAGCACAATGAGTGCTATGTTGGGGTTTTATTCTACAAGGAAACTGTGGTTAATGGTTACTCATTCTGAAGctggtatattttattttaaaccagCAATGTGGAAGTTAAGAAATGCTAACGTGGATGAGAGGGATGAAGCTTTTCAGCCtttgtaaatactgtattgCAATATTGTCATCTCACAGGGGGGAAGAGGTACTGGTCATTGGTTGGGCCTGGGCGTGGTAACTGGTCTGCGTAGAAGTTTTGCAGAAGATTGTGTATTTTAGATTAAGGCTGTAATTAATTTAGTGAGTTCTCTGCTTGAAGCGCATACCTTGGGGAGTAgcggtatatatatatatatatatatatatatatatatatatatatatatatatatatatgtgtgtgggtgtgggtgtgggtgtgggaggggggttACCAAGGAGCAAACTCCCTGAGTCATCATCCAACTGCAGTGTGAACCTGCGTGTTGCAAAACAGGCCCTGTTGTATATGGAGAAGCTGTGCATAACCCGTATTACAGACTAGCGTTCCACAAGTGTTTTAAAACCCCCATAAGTGGTCACCTGctctttatttacagtatatattgtgattggtggagggagagagaaaggaccGACACCTGTTAAATGATCCAAACCGCATGCACCTGTCTCCTAGCCTGAGTCACTTGGCGACCACTTCTTCTGGTGGGGAAATGTAGCATGAATGCAGCGCACTTTGGTCATGTGGCAGCTGTTTGTGAGTGAGAGTCTGCTgttagaggggtgtgtgtgtgtgtgtgtgtgtgtgtgtgtgcaagcagtGCCACTTGAGAAAGGGctctacagtgctcccattttagcaGTATTTGCTCCTGAAAAATTGATGTATGCTTACGGGAAAAATAATTCAGTCTAGTAATTaggatgcattagtgtgctcctacatttttcatcttAAGCGCACAAGTGCTCTGTGGAAGAAATGTTAGCGTAGAGCGCTGTGCGAGTGTCCTTGGTGAGCAAGAATGTAGTTTTGAGTTTTGGATGCATTTTCACAACAATGATTATTTGGGAAAAGTTGTCTTGTTCTAGGAGTGATACCTTGTCCCCTCTTGCCACTGTGGGACCTGCAGAAATCATGAGTGATGTAGCTTCCTCTGGGCCAGCCACCCTTCTCCGCGCCCCCATGCCCATCTCTTTTAGTCCCTGCCCTAGAACACCCTCCTTGGTAGGATGCAGGGGCtgctttttaatacatttacttgGGTAACTGTTGAATTTCACATGATATTGTGTGGCCCATTTGTAGATCAGGATGTTTTCTACAGTAACTGAAACAGTATTGTCATGGATTTAGCTTTCAGGCTCATTTTTCAGTATCTGCCCTGAAATTATATTGTGAACTGGCAGGTTTTTAGTGATGGTCtttgtttctgtctctccctttgtcCTTCGTTCCCTGGCATGCTCTGCATCTCTTATTTCTATCTTCTGTAATCTGTCATTCCGCATGTCTTTACCTTGCTTCACTGGGTTTCAGGGGATTGGACTGTCCTGACCTGACTTGACCCCAGTCgtgacctgacctgacctgacctcGTCTTGACTTCATTCCTGACAAAGATCTGACCTCAGAACCCCCTTTTCAGTGCACCCTGGCCAGTTTTTCAGCACATTCGTCTTGTACTCCAGATTTGACATATGATATTCCGAttacctttcttttttcttccggtttgtgttcattattttgtttgaaaatgaaaatggtctCTGCAGCTACACCCACACAGCCCTTGTGTTTGCAGCTGTCCATATCCATGACAATGGGcattagaaataataataattcagtttaaataatttatgCAGATAATTTGTAGACTGAAGAGAATTGCTGAATCATATATTTGATGAACCTGCAAGCTCCTTGCCACATGTCAAGCCTTTTACACTgcttctttttctatttttctcttttcaatTACAAATATCCAAACAAAAGTTTATGTCCATCCAGTTTAATTTGCCAGATCATTCCAGAACAAGCTTTCATCTTCGCTGAGCACCATGTTCAGGCCAGCCTTGTTCCATCTCTACAGCGGGAAGGGGATGTTGCTTTAATCTGTTGGTTCCAGATTTCCAATCACTTAAGTGAAAGGTTGACCCAAGAGCTTTGTGCACTGAAATCTGTCCGCCATGAAGAtggctgtgtatttgtttgttctgCAAGAACTGGAATGTGGAATGTGGAAATGCCACATTTCTAGTTGTGGAAAGgcactgatgatgatgatgatgatgatggtccGTCTCTCCCTGCAGGATGTGTGGCTGTGGCACAGGCTTTGACCGTGGAGGTGAAGGACGGGAATAGGACCTGCATCAAGGCCGAGCTCTCTGCTTCTCTTTCTATTGTGTACAGCACAAGCAATGCAACGGTACGCCTTCAGGCTCTCAGTCCCATCACCGCAGCGTCTGCTTCATCCCCATGGTTACTGGACTAACTGACGCCTGTTTGCTTGCTGAGAATCTTTCCAGGAGCTTTACAGGAGCAACAAGGAACTGAACAGATCCAATAAAAATATCTATGTACATGTTATGTTCCAACTATATTCTCCATGGAAAATTCCATTTAgatccaggactaagcttaatctgtgtctgtgaaaccgtaAGCATGGAGTAGGAGTATGAACTTCTGAACTACCAACACCTGTATTTTGTTAAGAGAGACCATCTGTATGTGTACAGAACTGCAAACCCTCATTCCTTTCCGTCGTGTACTGTTAGCAGACCTGACGGTACACTGTGTAACgcccccctacacccccacaGAGCACAGCCAGCCTGCCCCTCCCGGACTCGGCCACGCTGGGCAGCAGCAGCTCCTGCGGGGGGGCCGGCCGGGCCCCCTGGCTGGCGGTCGCCTTCGGGAGCGGTCACTCCCTGGGCCTCGGCTTCAGCAGCGATGGGAACCAGTACAGCGTGGACAACCTGACGCTGGAGTACAACCTCAGTGACAGCGCGCTCTTCCCCGATGCCTCTGGCTCCGGTGAGTCTCGCCCATAGAGATGCAGGTGAACCCAGGGACCTCGGGGACACTGCACAAGCACAGGAATTAGTCTGTTTAGTCTGAAAATTGTAGTCCTATTactgttttgctaaataagaggAAAGATactgccaatggggtgagagttttgactcatttaaaaatgtggcAATGGGATTAGAGAATTTCAAGCAAAcaggaacttaaaacaagctaatatttatttttatatctactaaaaaataaaataaaagaaattattttggctctgaagactaaaacactgcagtgtgtgtctcatCTTCTGGTTTTCCTGCAGGCCTTGTGACCCTGTCGACAGCTTCTACTGGGATCCTTGCTGGGATTAACACCACCTACCGGTGTGTGAGCGACTCTGTTGTAAGGCTGGGCGGAGATGGAGTCAGTGTCACCTTCTCCAATGTAAAGATGGAGGCCTACATGCCGGTGGACGACCTCAGTTTGAATGGTACTGCCCTACACACACTTGCCTGTCCGTACCCTAGCCCCAGCTCAAATGGTACTGCCCTACACACACTT
This region of Conger conger chromosome 17, fConCon1.1, whole genome shotgun sequence genomic DNA includes:
- the pcid2 gene encoding PCI domain-containing protein 2 gives rise to the protein MAHITINQYLQQVLEAIETRDGSFCAELMSFKHPHVANPRLQLSSPEEKCQQVLEPPYDEMVAAHLRCTFAVSNHDFVEAYRCQTVVVQSFLKAFQAHKEENWALPVMFAVALDLRIFANNAEQQLQKGKGKLGDMLEKAAEQLMSCFRVCASDNRAGIDDSKKWGMLFLINQLFKIYFKINKLHLCKPLIRAIDSSNLKDDYSMAQRVTYKYYVGRKAMFDSDFKLAEEYLSFAFHHCHRSCQRNKRLVLIYLLPVKMLLGHMPTHQLLRKYDLLQFSDVTKGVSEGNLLLLNEALAKHETFFIRCGIFLILEKLKIITYRNLFKKVYQLLKTHQLPLDAFLVSLKMMQVEEVDIDEVQCILANLIYMGHIKGYISHQHQKLVVSKQNPFPSLSSVS